ttaatttatttttctatttttgtgggtacatattaggtatatatatttatgggttacatgagattttgatacaggcatacaatgcctaacaatcacatcagggtaaacaGGGTTTACAGGTGtagtttttaaaagtcatcttATTTCTAAAGCCCTTTCAGACCTTACTGTGTCCGTGGGTAATAAATGATGCTGATAAGGGATGATGGATGGTTTCCGGCACTGAGCAGCTGTGTGGAGTGCTGGCCGGGATGCAGCTCCCAGGAAGACAGTTCTCATGCTGAGGCATCCCAGCTCCAGGGTGCACTAACCCTGCTGCCTGCAGCATGTTCCAGAGCCTGTGCTAGGGCCTTCTCGTTGTCTAGGCAGCCATGGGCTCTGCTGGGTTGAGGTGATGCCTGAGCATTGGCCTCCCCTCCAGGCTGCCTGAATCATGTTGCCTCCATGGTGAAAGTAATTTGCCTTCGAGTCCTTTCCAGAACTGTCACCCAGCATTCCCCATCTCCAAAGCAGGTCATAATGGGCCCTGCCTGCTCACTGAAAGGCAGAAGCCAGACTGACGCCTGGAGTCTGGAGGTCTCTGCTCTGAGGAGCGCCTGTTTATGGCATTGCTTCTGCCTGGGCTCCCAGCCCTCCTGGCTTTCACTGGCAAAGCAAAGATGTGAGCCTCCCCAGCCCAAAAAGCAGGCTGCTGTGGATGCCGCCAACTCCACAGGACCAAGCCTCGCAGAGCAAGCCCTTCCCTCTGCTCCCCAAGACACCTGTTTTACAGACCCTTGtgtgtcaaaaacaaaagagGCTtcctataaaaattaaacaagatttttttttctgactcaaGGAAAATGCCTTATTCAGAGTTTCCAAATGCCATCAGTGTcttcacttaaaatttttactttacaCTAAGTTCCTTACAACGTTTCTGCTTGATTAATTCAGTGGACTTTTATTTTGCAGTAGCCCGACTTTAGGGTAAAGTTTCCACACTGCCACAAATGTGTCATGCCACAGGCTGGCAGGTGTGGCCAGGCGGGTCCCACAGCGTCCCTGAGGAAGGGAGCCGTGCAGCCTTCAGGCTTCAACTACCTACAGATACCACTGACAGTGTGTGGGGCCCCACAGAAGGGAAGCAGCCCCTCCTCTGCTCCCACTCCTTCGTCCACTTGTCTCCCCTCATCAGCTGCTAACCCAAAATGCAGGGAAATGCTCACACGCCCGACTGAGCGACACCTTCAGGGGCCTTGAATGCTGACTAGCAGACACCGTGGTGGGGCTTGCAcatagaaaggaaagaagaagcaGGAAAGGTCTCTCTTAGTTGTAATTAACCTTAGAAAAAAAGAGACGAGCCTCCATCTTACAGTTTAGAGAAGGAAATATGGGAGAATGGGCAAAGCTTAAGAAGTCCCCAGTCCAGCTTGCCGCctcccagaaggctgaggcactcGCCAGTCCGCCGGGCCCCAAACCCTCCTCTGCCATTGATTCTCTCTGCTGCAGGTGCCTGCTAGCACCTTTCAGTCGGAGTCCTTTGGTTTGGTGCCTGTGCAACAGCAAGGAGAGCGCTAGCGAGTTAATTTTAGGGGACGGCACTGGGGCTTGCCTGATTTCCGCCCAGCCTGCAGGTCTGGGACGCTCCTGTGCACCTGGGCGCTTCGGCGTCACACGGATGGAACAGCAGTGCCAGGCGGCGGCCGAGGGCCCAGGCGGGGCTCGGTGCGTGTCCCTCTAACTGTCCCCTCTCCCGCAGAGGAGGCCGAGCGTGGCAGCCTCGGCGCGGGCTCGCTGTGCAGGCGGAGGCGGGCGCTGGGCGCGCTGCGTGACGAAGGACCCCGGCGGCGCGCACACCTGGACATCGGCCTCCCGCGCGACTTCCGCCCCGTGTCGTCCATCATCGATGTGGACCTGGTCCCCGAGACGCACCGGCGAGTGCGGCTGCACCGGCACGGCTGCGAGAAGCCGCTGGGCTTCTACATCCGCGACGGCGCCAGCGTGCGCGTGACCCCGCACGGGCTGGAGAAGGTGCCCGGCATCTTCATCTCGCGCATGGTCCCCGGGGGCCTGGCGGAGAGCACCGGGCTGCTGGCTGTGAACGACGAGGTCCTGGAAGTGAACGGCATTGAGGTGGCCGGGAAGACGCTGGACCAGGTCACGGACATGATGATCGCCAACAGCCACAACCTCATCGTCACCGTCAAGCCCGCCAACCAGCGCAACAACGTGGTGCGCGGCGGCCGCGCGCTGGGCAGCTCGGGACCCCCCTCGGACGGCACCGCGGGCCTCCTGGGTCCCCCCGCCCCGCGCGTCCTGCAGAACTTCCACCCCGACGAGGCGGAGAGCGACGAGGACAACGACGTGGTCATCGAGGGCACGCTGGAGCCCGCACGCCCCCCCCAGGCCCCGGGCGCCCCCGCGGGCAGCCTCTCCCGGGTCAACGGCGCGGGCCTGGCGCAGCGGCTGCAGCGGGACCTGGCCCTGGACGGCGGCCTCCAGCGGCTGCTCAGCTCCCTGCGGGCCGACCCACGTCACAGCCTGGCCCTGCCGCCGGGCGGCGTGGAGGAGCACGGGCCCGCGGTCACGCTCTAGACTGAGAGGCCCCCAAGTCCTGGCTCCAGTTCCCGGGGAAGGGCAGGGACAGGACCTGCAGGCTGCATCccctccttttttgttgtttttctgaccacAAAAACAACTCAGCTCTTTGTTTCACCTTCTGGATATAGAAACGCAAGTATTGCCTATTTTTGTCGAATTTCGCCCCGGAACTTAAAATGAATGCCTGAAGACCACTCTgtcccaggcctgagtgcagccCTTCGCGCCTTTGCCAAGTGAGAGAAAAGATCTGACCAAGTGTAAACAGatgctttaaaacatttttacgaatactttgtttttaaaatgaagctttaaaattactttttaaaaatagtcaaattcatgtTTTTAGCTTGGCCCATGCAAAATATGTCTCGGCATTCTTGCTGTGCTTTCTGCTGACTTGCAGGCGAGGCCGGCTGTGCTGATGTATGTGACAGgctggtttttaaaaacaaatgcagccgggcgcggtggctcacgcctgtaatcccagcactttgggaggccgaggcgggcggatcacgaggtcaggaggtcgagaccatcctggccaacacggtgaaaccccgtctctactaaaaatacaaaaaaattggccgggcgcggtggcggcgcctgtagtcccagctcctcgggaggctgaggcaggagaatcgcttgaacccgggaggcggagcttgcagggagccgagatccggccactgcactccagcctgggccacagagcaagagaCTCCGTCTTGGGGGGGAGGAAAAAAACGAAGAAGAAATACACCCAAACCTGTCACAGGTACAACCACGGAGATGAAATCCAGATTTTCACACTGCTCATAGTCATAAATCGGCTGGGGCAGGAGAGCTCCCACCAGCACATTTCTAGCATCCGCAGCTGTGGAATTGTTCCggggctgttttttgttttgagaccgagtcttgctctgtcatccaggctggagtgatcgcagctcactgcaacctctgcctcctgggttcaagcgattctgcctcagcctcccaaggagctgggactacaggcgcgtgccaccatacccggctaatttttgtatttttagtagagatcgggtttcaccacgttggttaggctggtcttgaactcccgacctcaggtgatccgtccctcagcctcccaaaatgctaggattataggtgtgagccactgcaccggacCAGGGACTATTTTTGTGACCCACAGAGATGGCCCATTCAGCCTCGAGGGGGAATCCAGGGTGGGCTCTGCTGCAGCTCTGCTGGACTGGGCTCAGCAGTCCCATTTGGGATCTAAGCCCTTTTCCCGTGGGTTGACAGACTCCGAGGGCaatttctgaaatgttttcagCAGAAATGAAGGATAAGCATCGCACACGGCCAGCAAGGGCTTTGAGAAAGCAGTCATTTGCATGTGAGTTCTCATCTTTGCTTTTTGAAACAGACGTTTCTTTTTGTAAGTCACAGTACATGCTAATCTTCATTTCTAGAATGGTCCCTGGCAGTTCTCATTTTCAACTATAAGAAGTCATGTGGAACTTAGTGGTTTTTAACAAATACTAAATTCATCCTCACTTTATGTTGAGCTTCCAgcaacatttatatatttagtaattttaaaaattcctatttgatagaattaaattttatatagtaTGTTTTGCTTGAATACAATGTTGGgaataaaatgttacatttatACTTTGAGAACTTTGACCAAATCTTTCATACAGatacagggaaaaaaatatttttctaggttGTCGCAGCCGCGCACCTCCTGCTGCTTCTCCTTGTGGTCCAGCACCACCTGCTGGTCAGTGGCGGAACTGTCCTGACTTCGTGAACATGGGACTGCTAAGAGGGAAAACTGCATCtcagcattttcatttttttctgaatattaagTGAAAAGTAAGTTCTATTTGTAAGAAATAGCTTTTGCTGAGGAGTCGTGAATTCCTGCCTCTGTGTTTGATGTTACTTGTATGCAATGGATTGCTGGTCCTTTGTTCCTAAGCACAGAGAAGACCAAAGATGCTTCCCCGTGACCTCTCCTGTGAGGATGCGCATCTCCCCAGACTTGCTGTCTGATGAAGGGCATGTCGTTCGGTGCCCCAGCAGTCAGAAGCGGTTTCTGTGGAACTAAGACTAATACTGTTACTCTCACAGAGGAGATGTTCTTTTACTAAGTTATTGCTGATTCTTGAATGTCTGTTATATAACTGGGTCTGCTATCGAGAAGGAAGGTTATATTTCTTATCACTTTAAGTTGTTAagcaaatgtgtttttttaagaaatgagacTTTCAGTGAGATGTGTGCTATTCATAATTTTAGGAATTACTGCTTGGGACAGCTGCTTGAGTGTATTTTTCTACACAGGTCTGTACTTCTGccactttttccttttaaaaaaaacaaaactatgtcaTATGTATTAAAGTTTTCTTGGTTTTATATATCAGataataaaaacttttttgaCTTTTGAGTAAACAAAACGTATGAATATTTTTGCTGTGTACTAAGTGGAAGAGAATACCAGAGATAAAGTAATCCCTCAAAAAGAGAATGACAGATTTATCATGTGCCTATCATGGGCCATCTTTTTTCACTGAATCTGCACACATTCTGAGGAAAGTAGATGGGGAAATGGACCTAAGCTCAGATACACAGATTACAGTCCAGAACCCTCTTTCAAAGTCTTTTTGAAAAAGCTTTTCTGAATAATTTATACAGCATGCAGCCCTTCCCAAG
This is a stretch of genomic DNA from Macaca nemestrina isolate mMacNem1 chromosome 19, mMacNem.hap1, whole genome shotgun sequence. It encodes these proteins:
- the LOC105489258 gene encoding partitioning defective 6 homolog gamma codes for the protein MNRSFHKSQTLRFYDCSAVEVKSKFGAEFRRFSLDRHKPGKFEDFYKLVVHTHHISNSDVTIGYADVHGDLLPINNDDNFCKAVSSANPLLRVFIQKREEAERGSLGAGSLCRRRRALGALRDEGPRRRAHLDIGLPRDFRPVSSIIDVDLVPETHRRVRLHRHGCEKPLGFYIRDGASVRVTPHGLEKVPGIFISRMVPGGLAESTGLLAVNDEVLEVNGIEVAGKTLDQVTDMMIANSHNLIVTVKPANQRNNVVRGGRALGSSGPPSDGTAGLLGPPAPRVLQNFHPDEAESDEDNDVVIEGTLEPARPPQAPGAPAGSLSRVNGAGLAQRLQRDLALDGGLQRLLSSLRADPRHSLALPPGGVEEHGPAVTL